The Pongo abelii isolate AG06213 chromosome 20, NHGRI_mPonAbe1-v2.0_pri, whole genome shotgun sequence genome window below encodes:
- the LOC100439248 gene encoding zinc finger protein 285 isoform X3, whose amino-acid sequence MIKFQERVTFKDVAVVFTNEELALLDKAQINLYQDVMLENFRNLISVKDGIKNNILNLQAKGLSYLSQELLHCWQIWKQRIQDLTVSQDYIMNLQEQCSPHLEDVSLSEEWAGMSLQISENENYVVNAIIKNQDTTAWQSLRQVLTPELWRKANIMTEPQNSQGRYKGIYMEEKLYRPARHDDSLNWTSCDHHVSQECKGEDPGRHPNCGKNLGMKSTVEQHNVAHVLPQPFMCNNCGMAFADDTDPHFHHSTHLGEKSYKCDQYGKNFSQSQDLIVHCKTHAGETPYEFHEWPTGCKQSSDLPRYQKVPSGDKPYKCKECGKGFRRNSSLHNHHRVHTGAMPYKCNICGKAFGFRSLLCIHQGVHTGKKPYKCEECGKGFDQSSNLLVHQRVHTGEKPYKCSECGKCFSSSSVLQVHWRFHTGEKPYRCGECGKGFSQSTHLHIHQRVHTGEKPYKCNVCGKDFAYSSVLHTHQRVHTGEKPYKCEVCGKCFSYSSYFHLHQRDHTREKPYKCDECGKGFSRNSDLHVHLRVHTGERPYKCKACGKGFSRNSYLLTHQRVHIDET is encoded by the coding sequence aAGACGGGattaaaaacaacattttgaaTCTTCAGGCAAAGGGGTTAAGTTACCTTTCTCAAGAACTGCTTCATTGCTGGCAGATTTGGAAACAAAGGATCCAGGATTTAACTGTGAGTCAGGATTATATCATGAACCTTCAAGAACAGTGTTCCCCACATTTAGAAGATGTTTCCCTCAGTGAAGAGTGGGCAGGCATGTCTCTTCAGATTTCTGAAAACGAAAACTATGTAGTAAATGCCATTATCAAAAATCAAGATACCACAGCATGGCAAAGCCTGAGACAGGTTCTTACCCCAGAATTGTGGAGGAAAGCCAACATAATGACCGAGCCCCAGAACTCTCAGGGAAGATATAAGGGAATTTACATGGAAGAGAAATTGTACAGACCTGCTCGGCATGATGACAGCCTCAATTGGACCTCATGTGATCATCATGTGTCCCAAGAATGTAAAGGAGAGGACCCTGGTAGACACCCCAACTGTGGGAAAAACTTGGGTATGAAATCAACAGTTGAACAACATAATGTGGCCCATGTATTACCACAGCCTTTCATGTGTAATAACTGTGGGATGGCCTTTGCAGATGATACAGATCCTCATTTCCATCACAGCACTCACCTAGGAGAAAAATCTTATAAATGTGACCAGTATGGAAAGAACTTTAGTCAGAGCCAAGATCTTATCGTTCATTGTAAAACCCACGCAGGCGAGACTCCCTATGAATTCCACGAATGGCCTACGGGCTGCAAACAGAGCTCAGACCTTCCCAGATATCAGAAAGTCCCCTCAGGAGAcaaaccctacaaatgtaaagaatgtggcaagGGCTTCAGGCGCAACTCTTCCCTTCACAACCATCATCGAGTCCACACAGGGGCGATGCCCTACAAATGCAACATATGTGGGAAAGCGTTTGGATTTAGGTCACTTCTTTGTATTCATCAGGGAGTACACACAGGGAAAAAGCCCTATAAATGTGAAGAGTGTGGGAAGGGCTTTGATCAGAGCTCCAACCTTCTTGTCCATCAGAGagtccacactggagagaagccctacaaATGCAGTGAGTGTGGCAAGTGCTTTAGTTCAAGCTCTGTTCTTCAAGTCCACTGGAGGTttcacacaggggagaaacctTATAGGTGTGGTGAGTGTGGAAAGGGCTTCAGCCAAAGTACACACCTTCACATTCACCAGAGAGTCCACACGGGGGAGAAACCATACAAATGCAATGTGTGTGGAAAGGATTTTGCGTATAGCTCTGTTCTTCACACTCATCagagagttcacactggagaaaaaccatATAAATGCGAAGTATGTGGAAAGTGCTTTAGTTACAGTTCTTATTTTCACTTACATCAAAGAGATCACACCAGAGAGAAACCATATAAATGTGATGAGTGTGGTAAAGGCTTCAGTCGGAATTCAGATCTTCATGTTCATCTCAGAGTCCATACAGGAGAGAGGCCCTATAAGTGTAAGGCATGTGGTAAGGGCTTCAGTCGTAATTCTTACCTCCTTACCCATCAGAGAGTGCATATAGATGAGACATAG